A window from Methylococcus mesophilus encodes these proteins:
- a CDS encoding pilus assembly protein, translating to MKIQPAIVAISIAAPFCVSRADDTDIYFAGGGSVGGKPLVMFSLDYRPNLGATVCQGSGEEDDDEHHDESGAQSGDDLGGDDEHEDDDHEHGDDCRSLRTTVSPSSGTTYLPSSGDVTHFDLIRAALRKTMDDLGTELADVKVGLMINHNDSTTGQCGAGPSGQCSNGAYVLRGFSTDKARFHDALARIPVPQGNLAHDFQGKELYFELFRYLTGQGIFNGHKGWQDYGDTNANDNLDVDNPGTPFDDTLLQWDGTIENGANYVSPLADNCSKVFMINFMFQVSNKDNDSDSSIRQSKGSGGMNGLNPGTSNSAFANVIRWMRDADLADGTYGSAGNLEDVQNVTSYFFVAPTHINTTTNSYATAGGTNAALPLSTDPELLIASLKEVFKEVLSVSATFVSAASPVNVFNRTESLNHVFFSIFQPEQAPRWNGNLKRLKLASDPTTHRLKVLDASSPPIEAISSVDGRIKHEALTYWTGASGFDVQTYADTTKGEVVGKDGRSVGRGGGGQRIPGFLTNSPGDGNSTSGARKLYTEPDSLSNGSATALRALNADSTTATAVWSTLRLNGAKSGDAWSDAATFGAATSDDQATAVKLLKFARGQDANDEDGDGNYTEAHPWASPANQLKRKWLMADPLHSAAVPLNYGARTGYSRDVQDVRILVSGNDGFLHMFRNSASGSSTTESPSGVEDWAFIPRRLLGNLKPLSDNGAATSHVYGLDGTVAVYVNDMDRDGTVNGSDQVIAFVGMRRGGKGYYALDITNPDSPKMLWTIEKNDASGNFDELGYSFSDPTIAQLDWGEGRKPVIIFGGGYSTNKDESSTANARNGAAGTDDTQGNAIYIVNAKTGALIWKAKQGSSAASATTFQHSGLADSIPSKVTAVDTDENGSVDRLYVGDTGGVLWRADLAYVKQDGTTSYNEPAHWTVTPVLSVGRHAGQPDRRFFHRPDFVPTSAGSSRFDAILIGSGDREHPLDTNVQNQFYMFKDTHVASGSPPTGSAKTVTDLDNLTSSTTVHTDKSGWYIDIGSSASGEKVLSSPLTYNGSVYFGTYAPQGGSVSGQCGPNEGESLTYVVRLADASGVFNFNTATAANERFTATGRGLPSDPVTVAVNGKLYVTAGNLPANSDLSKPVGNSGISRLYWYEKE from the coding sequence ATGAAAATCCAACCCGCAATCGTCGCAATCTCGATCGCCGCCCCCTTCTGCGTCAGCCGGGCGGACGATACCGACATCTATTTCGCCGGCGGCGGCTCGGTGGGCGGGAAGCCGCTGGTGATGTTCAGCCTGGACTACCGACCGAACCTGGGCGCAACGGTATGCCAGGGAAGCGGTGAGGAAGATGATGATGAACACCATGACGAAAGCGGTGCCCAAAGCGGCGATGACCTGGGAGGCGACGATGAACATGAAGACGACGATCACGAACACGGCGACGACTGCCGCTCGCTGAGGACGACGGTGTCCCCCAGTTCGGGAACGACCTATCTCCCCTCGAGCGGCGACGTCACTCATTTCGACCTGATCCGCGCCGCATTGCGCAAGACCATGGACGATCTCGGCACCGAACTCGCCGACGTCAAAGTGGGGCTCATGATCAACCACAACGACTCCACCACCGGCCAGTGCGGCGCCGGCCCCAGCGGCCAGTGCAGCAACGGCGCCTACGTGCTGAGAGGCTTCAGCACCGACAAGGCGCGCTTCCACGACGCCCTGGCCCGGATTCCCGTACCCCAGGGCAACCTGGCCCACGACTTCCAGGGGAAGGAGCTCTATTTCGAGCTGTTCCGCTACCTGACCGGCCAGGGCATCTTCAACGGCCACAAGGGCTGGCAGGACTATGGCGACACCAACGCCAACGACAATCTGGACGTCGACAATCCGGGCACGCCCTTCGATGACACCCTTCTTCAGTGGGACGGCACGATCGAGAACGGCGCCAATTACGTGAGCCCCCTGGCGGACAACTGCTCCAAGGTGTTCATGATCAACTTCATGTTCCAGGTCTCCAACAAGGACAACGACTCCGACAGCTCGATCAGGCAGAGCAAAGGTTCGGGCGGCATGAACGGCCTCAATCCAGGCACCAGCAACAGCGCCTTTGCCAACGTCATCCGCTGGATGCGCGACGCCGACCTGGCGGACGGCACCTACGGCAGCGCCGGCAACCTGGAAGACGTGCAGAACGTCACCTCGTATTTCTTCGTCGCTCCTACGCACATCAACACCACGACCAACAGTTACGCGACCGCCGGCGGAACCAACGCCGCGCTTCCCCTCAGCACCGACCCGGAGCTGTTGATCGCGTCGCTCAAGGAGGTCTTCAAGGAAGTGCTCAGCGTCAGCGCCACCTTCGTCTCGGCCGCCTCGCCGGTCAACGTGTTCAACCGCACGGAGTCGCTGAACCACGTGTTTTTCTCCATTTTCCAGCCCGAACAGGCCCCCCGCTGGAACGGCAACCTGAAACGGCTCAAGCTGGCGTCCGACCCCACGACGCACCGGCTCAAGGTCCTGGACGCATCCAGCCCGCCGATCGAAGCGATTTCCAGCGTCGACGGCAGGATCAAGCACGAAGCGCTCACCTACTGGACCGGCGCCTCCGGCTTCGACGTGCAGACCTATGCCGATACCACCAAGGGCGAGGTGGTGGGGAAGGACGGCCGCAGCGTGGGCCGCGGCGGCGGCGGCCAACGGATTCCCGGATTCCTGACGAACTCGCCCGGCGACGGTAACTCCACCAGCGGCGCCCGGAAGCTCTACACCGAACCCGACAGCCTGAGCAACGGCAGCGCGACGGCCCTGCGCGCACTGAACGCCGACTCCACCACCGCGACCGCGGTCTGGAGCACGCTCCGCCTGAACGGGGCGAAAAGCGGCGACGCCTGGAGCGATGCCGCAACCTTCGGTGCCGCCACCAGCGACGATCAGGCCACAGCCGTGAAGCTGCTCAAGTTCGCGCGGGGACAGGACGCCAATGACGAAGACGGCGACGGCAATTACACCGAGGCTCACCCCTGGGCATCGCCCGCCAACCAGCTCAAGCGCAAGTGGCTGATGGCCGATCCGCTGCATTCGGCCGCCGTGCCGCTCAACTACGGTGCGCGCACCGGCTATTCGCGGGACGTTCAGGACGTCCGGATCCTGGTCTCCGGCAACGACGGCTTCCTGCACATGTTCCGCAATTCGGCTTCGGGAAGCTCCACCACCGAATCGCCCAGCGGCGTGGAGGACTGGGCCTTCATCCCCCGCCGGCTGCTCGGCAACCTCAAGCCGCTCTCGGACAACGGCGCGGCGACCTCCCACGTTTACGGGCTCGACGGCACTGTGGCGGTCTACGTCAACGACATGGACCGCGACGGCACCGTGAACGGCTCCGACCAGGTCATCGCCTTCGTCGGCATGCGCCGGGGCGGTAAAGGCTATTACGCGCTCGACATCACTAATCCCGACAGTCCCAAGATGCTCTGGACGATCGAGAAGAACGACGCCAGCGGAAACTTCGACGAACTCGGCTACAGCTTCTCGGATCCCACCATCGCCCAGCTCGACTGGGGCGAGGGGCGCAAACCCGTGATCATCTTCGGCGGTGGCTACAGCACCAACAAGGACGAATCCAGCACGGCGAATGCCAGGAATGGAGCGGCCGGCACCGACGACACCCAGGGCAACGCGATCTACATCGTGAACGCCAAGACCGGTGCGCTGATCTGGAAGGCAAAACAAGGCTCAAGCGCTGCGTCTGCGACGACGTTCCAGCATTCCGGGCTGGCCGACAGCATCCCCTCCAAGGTCACCGCGGTCGATACCGATGAAAACGGTTCGGTGGACCGCCTGTACGTCGGGGATACCGGCGGGGTGCTCTGGCGCGCCGACCTTGCCTACGTGAAACAGGACGGCACCACGTCCTACAACGAGCCTGCGCACTGGACCGTCACGCCCGTGCTTTCGGTCGGCCGCCATGCCGGACAGCCGGACCGGCGCTTCTTCCACCGCCCGGACTTCGTGCCAACCTCCGCCGGCTCAAGCCGCTTCGATGCCATACTGATCGGCTCCGGCGACCGCGAGCACCCGCTCGACACCAACGTCCAGAACCAGTTCTACATGTTCAAGGATACCCATGTCGCCAGCGGGTCGCCGCCCACGGGGTCGGCCAAGACCGTGACCGACCTCGACAACCTGACGAGCTCGACCACCGTCCATACCGACAAATCCGGCTGGTACATCGACATCGGCAGTTCGGCCAGCGGCGAAAAAGTGCTTTCCAGCCCGCTCACCTACAACGGTTCGGTCTATTTCGGCACCTATGCGCCTCAGGGCGGGAGCGTTTCCGGACAGTGCGGGCCCAACGAGGGCGAATCGCTGACCTACGTCGTCCGTCTCGCCGACGCGTCCGGCGTTTTCAACTTCAACACCGCGACGGCGGCCAACGAGCGTTTCACCGCCACCGGCAGGGGATTGCCCAGCGACCCCGTCACCGTCGCCGTCAACGGTAAGCTCTACGTCACTGCCGGCAACCTGCCGGCGAATTCCGACCTGTCCAAGCCGGTCGGCAATTCCGGCATCAGCCGGCTCTACTGGTACGAAAAGGAGTGA
- a CDS encoding type IV pilin protein has translation MAEPNGKVSAFPGFRAADGRESAPDLIRGGQGFSLIELMITVAIIGILAAVAYPSYKEHIVRTRRADGKAALLRAAAREEQYFMDNKTYTSDVTRLGFASNGKSDEGYYVISATTADANTFALQATPQSPHTDALCGNLTLNSLGVKGKSGSGSVADCWNW, from the coding sequence GTGGCTGAACCGAACGGAAAGGTAAGCGCTTTCCCTGGCTTCCGGGCGGCAGACGGCCGGGAGTCTGCCCCGGACTTGATCCGGGGAGGGCAGGGATTCTCGCTGATCGAACTGATGATCACTGTGGCCATCATCGGCATCCTCGCCGCCGTCGCCTACCCGTCCTACAAGGAGCACATCGTCCGGACCCGCCGCGCCGACGGCAAAGCCGCCCTGCTGCGGGCCGCCGCGCGCGAGGAGCAGTACTTCATGGACAACAAGACGTATACGAGCGACGTCACCAGACTCGGTTTCGCCTCCAACGGGAAATCCGACGAAGGCTATTACGTCATTTCCGCGACCACCGCCGACGCCAACACCTTCGCGCTGCAAGCGACGCCGCAGAGTCCGCACACCGACGCACTCTGCGGCAACCTGACCCTGAACTCCCTGGGTGTGAAAGGAAAGTCCGGCTCGGGTTCCGTTGCCGATTGCTGGAACTGGTAA